The Panicum hallii strain FIL2 chromosome 9, PHallii_v3.1, whole genome shotgun sequence genome has a window encoding:
- the LOC112877393 gene encoding annexin D4-like, with amino-acid sequence MPQQVLAQASSNSSPPASPQPPRPRQQAPRKQERDLQHREAPAPPAMAAADEHQDLTRAFAGMGGLGVDEAALVAALGRWRRQPERRAQFRRGFPGFFSASAGAGIERCEDEYLRHLEDEFARFRDAAVLWALHPWERDARWAHYALHGAAHPRGVLVEVACTRAADDLLGARRAYQALHHRSLEEDVAYQVKDATAGLLVGLVTAYRYEGARVSEELAAEEAKALAAAVKAAPATASAARLVQNEQVVRILATRSKPQLRATFKIYKELHGKPLEEDFAGEPCLQEAVRCLDSPPKYFAEVIGRAFREDADKHAKATLTRAVVSRADADMEEIKDAYAKQHGAKLADAVAKNTNGHYKDALLAMIGK; translated from the exons ATGCCGCAGCAGGTCCTCGCGCAAGCCAGCAGCaacagctcgccgccggcgtcgccccAGCCGCCGCGTCCCAGGCAGCAGGCGCCGAGGAAGCAGGAGAGGGACCTGCAGCACAGggaggcgccggcgccgccagccatggccgccgccgacgaGCACCAGGACCTCACCAGAGCCTTCGCAG GCATGGGCGGGCTGGGCGTGGACGAGGCGGCGCTGGTGGCCGCgctggggcggtggcggcggcagccggAGCGCCGGGCGCAGTTCCGCCGCGGCTTCCCGGGCTTCTTCTCCGCGAGCGCCGGCGCCGGGATCGAGCGGTGCGAGGACGAGTACCTGCGCCACCTCGAGGACGAGTTCGCGCGCTTCCGGGACGCCGCGGTGCTGTGGGCGCTGCACCCGTGGGAGCGCGACGCGCGGTGGGCGCACTACGCCCTGCACGGGGCGGCGCACCCGCGGGGGGTCCTCGTCGAGGTCGcctgcacccgcgccgccgACGACCTGCTCGGCGCCCGCCGCGCGTACCAGGCGCTCCACCACCGCTCGCTCGAGGAGGACGTCGCCTACCAAGTCAAGGACGCCACTGCCGGC CTGCTGGTTGGGCTGGTGACCGCGTACCGGTACGAGGGCGCGCGCGTGAGCGAGGAGCTGGCCGCGGAGGAGGCCAAGGCGCTGGCGGCCGCCGTCAAGGCCGCGCCGGCGACGGCTTCGGCGGCAAGGCTGGTGCAGAACGAGCAGGTCGTGAGGATTCTCGCCACCAGGAGCAAGCCCCAGCTCAGGGCCACCTTCAAGATCTACAAGGAGCTCCACGGCAAACCACTAGAAGAG GATTTCGCCGGCGAACCGTGCCTGCAAGAGGCCGTCAGGTGCCTGGACTCGCCGCCCAAGTACTTCGCCGAGGTGATCGGCAGGGCGTTCCGGGAGGACGCGGACAAGCATGCCAAGGCGACGCTCACCCGCGCCGTGGTGTCCCGCGCCGACGCGGACATGGAGGAGATCAAGGACGCCTACGCCAAGCAGCACGGGGCCAAGCTCGCCGACGCGGTGGCCAAGAACACCAACGGCCACTACAAGGACGCGCTGCTCGCCATGATCGGCAAGTGA